In the genome of Nitrospinaceae bacterium, one region contains:
- a CDS encoding leucyl aminopeptidase, with product MRFSAAPGNGFDQKVDALVFLVDDKRIHDRLDKALAGALTSLRKRKVFEGKTGQIASVAVPAGKSVLGAGFVVLVGLGSMADRDAEVVRRACATGARRARTDGAEKIAISLVDIVRDGAMSPELTGQSAAEGVSLGLYRMEKYKKKDPKGKKEISQAVLCGGKASVSGLRAGIKVGKALADGTAYARDLINTASNEKRPPVLAAEARRMARREGLKCTILDHKQAEKLKMGALLAVGKGSTAPPRLVAIEYRPRGSKAQPIAFVGKGVTFDTGGISIKPSGGMELMTTDMSGAAAVLGAMVSVARIKPSVPVVAVAVLAENMVDGDATRPGDIIKAMSGTTIEIHNTDAEGRLVLADALHYTKTKYKPQCMIDLATLTGACMVALGKSITGMYGTHDELISRVSELGEETGDRVWHMPLFSEFGEMMKGELADLCNISGQRWGGANTAAAFLQHFAEGTPWVHLDIAGPSHTGKSEPYRPAGGTGVGVRILAELAMSWKRLPKQKGKAFGTK from the coding sequence ATGCGATTCTCAGCAGCCCCGGGTAATGGATTCGACCAGAAGGTAGATGCCCTGGTTTTTCTTGTGGATGACAAACGGATACACGACCGGCTCGATAAGGCGCTGGCCGGTGCGTTGACATCCCTCAGGAAGCGAAAGGTTTTTGAGGGTAAAACGGGACAGATCGCCTCGGTCGCGGTCCCAGCCGGAAAGTCAGTCCTTGGCGCCGGATTCGTGGTGCTCGTTGGCCTAGGAAGCATGGCGGACAGGGATGCCGAGGTGGTGCGGCGGGCCTGTGCCACGGGCGCCAGGCGCGCCCGCACTGATGGCGCCGAGAAGATTGCCATCTCTCTCGTTGACATAGTGCGCGATGGAGCGATGTCTCCTGAGCTCACGGGGCAAAGCGCAGCCGAGGGCGTTTCTCTTGGTCTCTACCGGATGGAAAAATACAAGAAAAAAGATCCGAAAGGCAAAAAAGAAATTTCGCAGGCCGTTTTGTGCGGAGGAAAAGCCTCGGTCTCCGGTCTTCGAGCAGGAATCAAGGTTGGAAAAGCCCTTGCCGACGGCACCGCCTATGCGCGGGATCTGATCAACACGGCGAGCAATGAAAAACGCCCACCGGTTCTAGCCGCCGAGGCGCGCCGCATGGCCCGCCGCGAGGGGCTAAAGTGCACGATTCTGGATCACAAGCAGGCAGAAAAATTAAAGATGGGCGCTCTTCTGGCCGTGGGAAAAGGAAGCACGGCCCCGCCCCGTCTTGTTGCCATCGAATACCGCCCGCGCGGCTCAAAGGCGCAGCCCATTGCGTTTGTGGGCAAGGGAGTAACTTTTGACACGGGCGGCATCTCCATCAAGCCGAGCGGCGGGATGGAGCTGATGACCACCGACATGAGCGGGGCCGCCGCCGTACTGGGCGCAATGGTTTCCGTCGCGCGCATTAAACCTAGCGTGCCCGTGGTTGCCGTGGCCGTCTTGGCCGAGAACATGGTGGACGGCGACGCCACCCGGCCCGGCGACATTATAAAGGCGATGAGCGGCACGACGATCGAAATTCACAACACCGATGCCGAGGGCAGGCTCGTTCTGGCCGATGCCCTTCACTACACCAAAACAAAATACAAGCCCCAGTGCATGATTGATCTCGCCACCCTGACGGGCGCCTGCATGGTGGCGCTTGGCAAAAGTATTACGGGAATGTACGGCACCCACGATGAGTTGATATCGCGCGTCTCAGAGTTAGGGGAAGAGACCGGCGACCGTGTGTGGCATATGCCGCTGTTCTCCGAGTTTGGCGAAATGATGAAGGGAGAGCTGGCCGATCTGTGCAACATCTCGGGCCAAAGGTGGGGCGGCGCGAATACGGCGGCCGCATTTCTCCAGCATTTTGCCGAGGGCACCCCTTGGGTCCACCTCGACATAGCCGGCCCCTCGCACACAGGAAAGAGCGAGCCCTACCGCCCCGCAGGCGGAACGGGTGTCGGGGTCCGAATCCTCGCCGAGTTGGCGATGAGCTGGAAGCGCCTTCCCAAGCAAAAGGGCAAGGCTTTTGGCACGAAGTAA
- a CDS encoding cupin domain-containing protein, whose protein sequence is MSFYNWDMLPVTNERPGVTHRRIFGDTMQIQHLITEPGGTPTKMHTHPGEEEIFYIQAGEWEFNLDGDIRQLSPGDVVHVKADVPHMLQMMSTDEPGMALEVFSSVHNPELAKDRELFTVDAINARIKEANPED, encoded by the coding sequence ATGAGCTTTTATAACTGGGACATGCTTCCTGTAACGAACGAGCGACCAGGCGTTACACATAGAAGAATTTTCGGCGACACCATGCAGATTCAGCACCTCATTACCGAGCCGGGCGGCACCCCAACAAAGATGCACACGCATCCCGGGGAGGAGGAAATCTTCTACATCCAGGCTGGCGAGTGGGAATTCAACCTCGACGGCGATATCCGTCAACTATCTCCGGGCGATGTTGTTCATGTGAAAGCTGACGTCCCCCATATGCTTCAGATGATGAGCACCGACGAGCCAGGCATGGCCCTTGAAGTTTTCTCCTCGGTACATAATCCCGAGTTGGCCAAAGACCGCGAACTCTTCACGGTTGATGCGATCAATGCACGTATCAAGGAAGCAAACCCCGAGGATTAG
- a CDS encoding RidA family protein: MADKRLRQINATNAPGRYSRAVVSGNTVYLAGQTGFGLDGEPITPGNASAQARQACENIKILMEEAGGDLSHVVKLTTYVTDRAHREPVYAVIAEFFGEYAPASTGLIIDGMAHPDMLVEIDATGTLPG, encoded by the coding sequence ATGGCCGATAAACGTTTGCGACAGATAAACGCCACCAACGCACCAGGCCGCTATTCGCGTGCCGTCGTCTCGGGGAACACGGTTTATCTGGCCGGGCAGACCGGTTTTGGTCTCGACGGCGAGCCGATAACGCCCGGCAACGCCTCTGCCCAAGCCAGGCAGGCATGCGAGAACATCAAAATATTGATGGAAGAGGCGGGTGGCGACCTCTCGCACGTCGTCAAGCTCACCACCTATGTCACTGACCGGGCTCACAGAGAGCCCGTCTACGCCGTCATTGCCGAATTTTTTGGCGAGTACGCCCCAGCCTCGACGGGGCTCATCATCGATGGCATGGCTCACCCCGACATGCTCGTCGAGATCGATGCGACGGGCACCCTGCCGGGGTGA
- a CDS encoding GIY-YIG nuclease family protein: protein MKKVSPLPKKFKSLPPSGVYHLVLHLGKERRIQVGALGRFVFPAGYYTYTGRSMRALPARVARHARRDKTLRWHIDYFRRHTKFIGVQVIASTKPGDEERLARALLALAQKQTGNNAVPAPGFGASDSSCPAHLFYWGNLSPDFEKIHK from the coding sequence GTGAAGAAAGTTTCGCCACTACCCAAAAAATTCAAATCACTTCCCCCCTCAGGCGTTTATCATCTCGTTCTTCATCTCGGCAAAGAGCGGCGTATCCAGGTGGGCGCGCTCGGGCGCTTTGTTTTTCCGGCGGGCTATTACACCTATACGGGCAGATCCATGCGGGCGCTTCCTGCACGGGTGGCGCGGCACGCCCGTCGCGACAAAACGCTCCGTTGGCATATCGACTACTTCAGACGACATACAAAATTCATCGGGGTGCAGGTGATTGCATCCACCAAGCCCGGTGATGAGGAGAGGCTTGCTCGTGCGCTTCTCGCGTTAGCTCAAAAACAAACGGGGAACAATGCCGTGCCCGCTCCCGGATTCGGGGCCTCGGACAGTTCCTGCCCGGCACACTTATTCTACTGGGGCAATTTGTCACCTGACTTCGAAAAAATTCATAAATAA
- a CDS encoding DtxR family transcriptional regulator has product MTDPLAALIIAGIITLLSVVLFWPVRGFFWPWLRTFRATERILIEDALKHVYDCEYRQLPCTLHSISGVLSISGNRAAQLLVRLEQLKLVTSARGAYVVTEEGRGYALRTIRIHRLLERYLSDETNLDPAEWHQSAEYREHKTTPEESEVLAAQMGNPLFDPHGDPIPTAHGDIPPPQGTPLTELSPGKLAAIVHVEDEPQAIHAELVAKDLHPGMRVRVLESGPEEIRFEADAHEYTLAPVVAANLSVHPVPEGQEMSVSLKSLADLKPGEKAEVASISPACRGSQRRRMLDLGIIPGTEVTCEMNSPTGDPTAYRIRGAVIALRREQSGMVQINEPQGVTT; this is encoded by the coding sequence ATGACCGACCCGCTTGCAGCACTCATCATCGCCGGCATTATCACGCTCCTCTCCGTGGTACTTTTCTGGCCTGTTCGGGGATTTTTTTGGCCCTGGTTGAGAACATTTCGAGCCACCGAACGCATCCTGATCGAGGACGCCCTCAAGCACGTCTACGACTGTGAGTACCGCCAGTTGCCCTGCACCCTCCACAGCATCTCAGGCGTCCTGAGCATTTCGGGCAACCGAGCCGCGCAACTTCTCGTTCGCCTTGAGCAGTTAAAACTCGTGACATCGGCGCGGGGTGCTTATGTGGTCACCGAGGAGGGCCGAGGCTATGCCCTGCGCACCATCAGAATTCACCGTCTCCTAGAGCGCTATCTATCCGATGAGACAAACCTTGATCCTGCCGAGTGGCACCAAAGTGCCGAGTACCGCGAGCACAAGACCACGCCCGAGGAATCAGAGGTTCTGGCGGCGCAGATGGGAAACCCATTGTTCGACCCTCATGGCGACCCCATCCCGACGGCGCATGGCGACATTCCCCCACCCCAGGGAACACCCTTGACTGAACTTTCTCCCGGCAAACTTGCCGCGATTGTCCATGTCGAAGACGAGCCTCAGGCGATCCACGCCGAACTCGTAGCCAAGGATTTACACCCAGGCATGCGCGTTCGTGTACTTGAGAGCGGGCCCGAAGAAATTCGTTTCGAGGCCGACGCACACGAATACACGCTCGCCCCTGTCGTTGCGGCCAACCTTTCTGTCCACCCTGTACCCGAGGGGCAGGAAATGAGCGTTTCCCTCAAATCACTCGCCGATCTTAAGCCCGGGGAAAAAGCCGAGGTCGCTAGTATTTCTCCCGCCTGCAGAGGCTCCCAGCGGAGGCGCATGCTCGATTTGGGCATTATTCCAGGCACCGAGGTAACTTGCGAAATGAACAGCCCCACCGGAGACCCCACCGCCTACCGAATCAGGGGCGCCGTAATTGCGCTCAGGCGTGAGCAATCCGGGATGGTCCAGATTAACGAACCTCAAGGAGTCACCACATGA
- the feoB gene encoding ferrous iron transport protein B produces MSSQPAAACEYCPVHNAENLIKLGVDMENWDFVVALAGNPNTGKSTVFNALTGLRQHTGNWPGKTVARAEGGYSIGGQSYKLVDLPGTYSLLSTSYDEEIARDFILFGQPDVTVIVVDATRIERNLNLVLQVLEITDRAVVCLNLMDEAKRHGLAVDERRLAKDLGVPVVATSARFGEGLDLLNKTIAEVATGQIVCKPRRIKGQSLPLKSAVDSLAGTVSEGFPELPNARWIALRLLDADERIVEAVQSGELENILAPKTAEDGTHMQTAASRLNAPWDTTKSDKILAEASSLRWNIGADFHQTLMETIYTESAHIADRAVSRSGQEPKFDLDRTIDRLVTSRIFGFPIMVLALTVILWLTISGANVPSAMLATLLLENIHPMLKSGAAFIGMPWWLDGFLIDGMYLGTAWVISVMLPPMAIFFPLFTLLEDFGYLPRVAFNLDSMFRSVGAHGKQSLTMAMGFGCNAAGVVATRIIESPRERLIAIITNNFALCNGRWPTQIMISSIFIGGLAPAHLAGLLSALTVVSVAMLGVFFTFATSWFLSRTVLRGEVSTFSLELPPYRPPRIFQTIYTSMIDRTLLVLWRAVIFALPAGALLWLISNIPIGDISLAQLMMNWLDPFGYMVGLSGLILLTYIIAIPANEIIIPTILMLTVLSGGMTGVGEGSGVMFELDSEGATAQLLKGGGWNLLIAVNVLLFSLVHNPCSTTIYTIWKETRSGKWTAVSALLPVVMGFALCFVVAQVWRLVAGGGY; encoded by the coding sequence ATGAGCAGTCAACCAGCGGCCGCCTGCGAATACTGTCCTGTTCACAACGCCGAGAACCTCATCAAGCTCGGCGTCGATATGGAGAACTGGGATTTTGTCGTGGCGCTGGCCGGAAACCCGAACACAGGAAAGAGCACCGTCTTCAACGCCCTGACCGGCCTCCGTCAGCATACCGGCAACTGGCCCGGCAAAACTGTCGCCCGCGCAGAAGGCGGCTACTCGATAGGCGGGCAGAGTTACAAACTAGTAGATCTGCCGGGTACCTACTCGTTGCTCTCAACCAGTTACGATGAAGAGATCGCCCGCGACTTCATCCTCTTCGGGCAGCCGGATGTGACCGTTATCGTGGTGGACGCCACCCGTATCGAGCGCAACCTCAACCTGGTTCTTCAGGTGCTCGAAATAACGGATCGCGCAGTCGTTTGCCTCAACCTGATGGACGAGGCCAAGCGGCACGGATTGGCGGTCGACGAGCGACGTCTGGCCAAGGATCTGGGTGTACCCGTAGTTGCCACATCGGCCCGCTTCGGGGAGGGGCTGGATCTCCTCAACAAGACAATCGCCGAGGTGGCAACAGGTCAGATTGTTTGCAAGCCGCGAAGGATAAAGGGGCAGTCTCTTCCCCTGAAATCCGCAGTGGACAGCCTAGCAGGCACTGTTAGCGAAGGGTTTCCCGAACTGCCTAACGCCCGCTGGATAGCCCTTCGTCTTCTGGACGCCGATGAGCGGATAGTCGAAGCCGTCCAAAGCGGTGAGTTGGAAAACATACTGGCACCTAAAACAGCAGAAGACGGAACGCACATGCAAACGGCAGCATCGAGATTAAATGCGCCATGGGACACCACGAAGAGCGATAAGATCCTCGCCGAGGCGTCCTCGCTTCGCTGGAACATCGGTGCCGACTTTCACCAGACGCTTATGGAAACTATCTATACCGAGTCCGCCCACATCGCAGACCGTGCAGTGTCGCGAAGCGGGCAGGAGCCGAAATTCGATTTGGACCGAACCATCGATCGTCTGGTGACGAGCCGAATTTTTGGATTTCCGATCATGGTGCTCGCCCTCACGGTTATCCTCTGGCTGACGATCTCGGGGGCGAATGTACCCTCGGCCATGCTTGCCACGCTTCTTCTCGAAAATATTCACCCCATGCTTAAAAGCGGCGCGGCTTTCATCGGAATGCCCTGGTGGCTCGATGGTTTTTTAATTGACGGCATGTACCTTGGCACCGCCTGGGTCATAAGCGTCATGTTGCCGCCAATGGCGATCTTCTTCCCGTTGTTCACCCTCCTTGAGGATTTTGGATATCTACCGCGAGTGGCCTTTAATCTCGACAGCATGTTCCGAAGCGTGGGGGCCCACGGCAAGCAATCGCTGACGATGGCGATGGGGTTTGGCTGCAATGCCGCCGGAGTGGTTGCAACACGCATCATCGAAAGCCCCCGGGAGCGCCTGATTGCTATCATCACCAACAATTTTGCGCTTTGTAACGGACGCTGGCCCACGCAGATAATGATCTCCTCTATTTTCATAGGCGGTCTGGCCCCAGCCCACCTTGCCGGATTGCTCTCGGCCCTGACCGTTGTCTCGGTGGCCATGCTGGGCGTGTTCTTCACATTTGCCACCTCCTGGTTTCTCTCCAGGACGGTTCTCCGCGGAGAGGTTTCTACTTTCAGCCTCGAATTGCCTCCCTACCGCCCGCCGCGCATATTTCAAACAATCTACACATCGATGATCGACCGCACCCTACTCGTTCTATGGCGCGCAGTGATCTTTGCCTTGCCGGCCGGGGCGCTTCTGTGGCTCATTTCGAATATCCCGATTGGTGATATCAGCCTGGCGCAACTCATGATGAACTGGCTCGATCCATTTGGATATATGGTCGGCTTGAGCGGCCTCATTCTCCTGACTTACATCATCGCAATTCCCGCCAACGAGATCATTATTCCAACGATCTTGATGCTCACCGTGCTGAGCGGGGGAATGACGGGTGTGGGCGAGGGGTCGGGCGTGATGTTCGAACTCGATTCCGAAGGGGCCACCGCCCAACTCCTCAAGGGAGGCGGATGGAACCTCTTAATCGCCGTAAACGTTCTGCTATTCAGTCTCGTTCACAACCCCTGCTCGACCACCATCTACACCATTTGGAAGGAAACGCGGAGCGGAAAGTGGACGGCGGTTTCCGCCCTTTTGCCTGTCGTGATGGGTTTTGCTCTGTGCTTTGTAGTAGCTCAGGTGTGGCGTCTCGTTGCAGGGGGTGGCTACTAA
- a CDS encoding methyltransferase domain-containing protein — translation MQQPPKFDDKTARRVEEVYSTPDEEGQRAFVMEALAPRNGERVLDIGSGPGFVLRDIAEAVGPSGRAVGVDPTGAMNELARARCAGLVNVEIKEGDANSVPAGAGEYDAAVSTQVYEYVTDIEAALSELNRVLKPGGRAVILDTDWDSLVWSARDEERARRILKAWDAHLANPHLPKSLSAQLRAAGFEIERRDVFTFLNPEYDLERYSCRMLNIIVPFVIRYGDIPKEEVKAWARELEELGAEGKYFFSLNRYLFVCRKL, via the coding sequence TTGCAACAACCGCCTAAATTTGACGATAAAACGGCCCGCCGGGTGGAGGAGGTCTATTCCACCCCGGATGAAGAGGGTCAACGCGCTTTTGTGATGGAGGCGCTGGCGCCCCGCAACGGCGAGCGGGTGCTCGACATTGGCTCCGGGCCCGGCTTTGTTCTGCGCGATATTGCCGAGGCCGTCGGGCCATCGGGCCGGGCGGTTGGTGTGGACCCGACCGGGGCGATGAATGAGCTGGCGCGGGCAAGGTGTGCCGGGCTTGTAAATGTAGAAATCAAAGAGGGGGATGCCAACTCTGTCCCTGCAGGGGCTGGCGAGTATGACGCAGCCGTTTCCACCCAGGTTTATGAGTATGTTACCGACATCGAGGCGGCGCTCTCGGAGCTTAACCGCGTTCTTAAGCCTGGCGGGCGGGCGGTGATTCTCGATACCGACTGGGACTCGCTCGTGTGGAGCGCGAGGGATGAAGAGCGTGCGCGCCGCATCCTGAAGGCCTGGGACGCACACCTAGCCAATCCGCACCTTCCCAAATCGCTCTCGGCCCAGCTTCGCGCGGCGGGCTTTGAAATCGAGCGTCGAGATGTTTTTACGTTCCTCAACCCCGAATACGATCTTGAAAGATATAGTTGCCGAATGCTGAACATCATTGTCCCCTTTGTTATCCGATACGGGGACATACCTAAAGAGGAGGTGAAGGCCTGGGCTCGGGAGCTTGAGGAGCTTGGCGCCGAGGGGAAATATTTTTTCAGCCTCAACCGCTATCTTTTCGTCTGCCGAAAACTCTAA
- a CDS encoding MFS transporter, with protein MDSAKDTKITAIAASHGVNSFYLFFLTPIIPIIATEFNLNYVEVGIIASLYAFANGIFQFPISFLGDYLGRWRTVLTISLLVQSIPVFLYGISPTYGVFLIFVFFSGLGCSAYHPPAIALITRESPERRGFIMAIFAGGGDVGSIITPVLVGWMTVYFASWRMAAHLALIPGVIMAIIIWRLFEDIPRDDRSMKQAASATLGALVRNKPLILLILLSTFRITGFRGLMTFLPLLLAQNFGFDTQSVGWTISSYFIMGTLTTIIVGRWSDKGSKTMFILVLTLFCGLALASISLATTTLGVICAIISVGVLLTPVPSLVLAVGTELVEERQRASAIGLVYAINEGASTISPLIGGLVAEAVSLRFSFLFYAVLFGISSVIAFILHQVSKNLDTPRPESAA; from the coding sequence ATGGATTCGGCGAAAGATACAAAGATTACCGCCATTGCTGCGAGCCATGGCGTTAATTCATTTTACCTTTTTTTTCTAACGCCGATTATCCCGATAATCGCCACCGAATTTAATTTAAACTATGTAGAAGTAGGCATAATTGCGTCTTTATATGCCTTTGCCAACGGCATTTTTCAATTTCCCATATCATTTCTGGGCGACTACCTTGGGCGATGGCGCACTGTGCTAACCATCTCGCTGCTTGTGCAGTCCATCCCTGTATTCCTCTACGGGATTTCTCCGACTTATGGCGTATTTCTGATTTTTGTCTTTTTTAGCGGCCTAGGATGCTCAGCCTATCATCCCCCCGCCATCGCACTCATCACCAGAGAGAGCCCCGAGCGACGCGGCTTCATCATGGCAATCTTCGCAGGCGGCGGCGATGTCGGAAGCATTATTACCCCCGTCCTTGTGGGATGGATGACCGTCTATTTTGCCAGCTGGCGTATGGCCGCTCATCTGGCGCTTATCCCAGGAGTTATCATGGCGATAATCATTTGGCGCCTGTTCGAGGACATACCGCGCGACGACCGCTCGATGAAACAAGCGGCGAGTGCGACCCTGGGCGCCCTCGTAAGAAACAAACCCTTGATTCTTTTAATTCTTCTCTCCACCTTTCGCATCACTGGCTTCAGAGGGCTTATGACGTTCCTCCCGCTTTTATTGGCGCAAAATTTTGGTTTCGACACCCAGAGCGTTGGCTGGACCATATCCTCCTATTTCATTATGGGCACACTAACGACGATCATCGTAGGCCGCTGGTCGGATAAGGGAAGCAAGACGATGTTCATCCTTGTCCTGACGTTGTTCTGCGGGCTTGCGCTGGCTTCTATTTCACTGGCAACGACGACTCTCGGCGTAATTTGCGCCATAATCTCCGTGGGCGTCCTCCTCACACCGGTGCCTAGTCTAGTGCTTGCCGTGGGTACCGAATTGGTGGAAGAAAGACAGCGTGCCAGTGCCATCGGCCTTGTTTACGCCATAAACGAGGGGGCAAGCACAATATCGCCGCTCATCGGCGGACTCGTCGCCGAGGCCGTGAGCCTGAGGTTTTCGTTTCTTTTCTATGCCGTGCTGTTCGGCATATCGAGCGTCATCGCATTTATTCTTCACCAGGTGAGTAAAAATCTAGACACCCCCAGGCCAGAGAGCGCCGCATGA
- a CDS encoding MFS transporter: MSHDINEKNETENELAPWGAIGLLFLAHFVVDSQISFLSPLLPLLSEKFNIDLGAAGVLVGLLAFFVAGTQLFTAIITDRWPRLPWLAIGLIGSSFFMTAVGWLPSYTWVAISIPIGGVLAGIAHPDMASRAGSLSDRHRSLAVSFFVSGGRLGFSLGPIIALFIAKWWGMEWLWLYIFVNIVAVIGILSGLPKPEAAKSHDKDIFRGLGAALWKARHPLSILLGVTISRAVVTVNMQGLLPTLYVEMGLGLWQGGIANSLLLFFGMAGVMVGGALANRLGKRQIIVSGIAISILSLVGFLAATPGLALVFLSILGFGLYMPMGVGMAYAQEFLPLHRGFASSLTLGASWGVASISVIPLTWVAEDIGLLLTFWALPICLVIGMGFAFFLPDEKKFS; this comes from the coding sequence ATGAGCCACGACATCAACGAGAAGAACGAGACAGAGAACGAACTTGCCCCCTGGGGCGCCATCGGTCTTTTGTTCCTGGCGCATTTCGTCGTGGACAGCCAGATAAGCTTTCTCTCACCCCTGCTTCCTCTTTTAAGCGAAAAGTTCAATATCGATCTCGGGGCTGCGGGTGTTCTGGTGGGTCTGCTCGCCTTTTTCGTCGCGGGAACCCAGCTTTTCACCGCCATCATCACCGACAGGTGGCCCAGGCTTCCCTGGTTGGCCATCGGCCTCATCGGAAGCTCTTTTTTCATGACGGCGGTAGGGTGGCTGCCCTCATATACCTGGGTGGCCATATCGATCCCGATTGGTGGGGTGCTCGCAGGAATAGCGCACCCCGATATGGCCTCTCGGGCGGGCTCGCTTAGTGACAGGCACAGAAGCCTCGCCGTCAGCTTTTTCGTCTCGGGCGGGAGGCTCGGTTTTTCCCTGGGGCCCATCATCGCCCTTTTCATCGCCAAATGGTGGGGGATGGAATGGCTCTGGCTCTACATCTTCGTGAACATCGTCGCCGTTATCGGCATCTTGAGCGGCCTGCCAAAACCAGAGGCCGCCAAGTCGCATGACAAAGATATTTTCCGGGGCCTCGGGGCCGCACTCTGGAAAGCGAGACACCCACTCTCCATCCTGCTCGGTGTCACAATCTCCCGAGCAGTCGTTACGGTGAACATGCAAGGCCTGCTGCCCACCCTCTATGTCGAGATGGGGCTCGGCCTTTGGCAAGGCGGAATCGCCAACTCGCTGCTTCTTTTCTTTGGGATGGCAGGGGTAATGGTCGGGGGCGCACTCGCCAACCGCCTTGGAAAGCGGCAGATAATTGTGAGTGGAATCGCCATTTCAATTTTGAGCCTGGTGGGATTTCTCGCGGCAACGCCAGGCCTGGCATTGGTCTTTCTTTCCATTTTGGGCTTTGGTCTCTACATGCCCATGGGCGTCGGCATGGCCTATGCCCAGGAATTCTTGCCATTGCACAGGGGATTCGCCAGCTCGCTTACCCTCGGGGCCTCGTGGGGTGTCGCGAGCATATCAGTCATCCCGCTCACCTGGGTCGCCGAGGACATTGGCCTTCTCCTGACCTTCTGGGCGCTTCCCATTTGCCTGGTCATCGGCATGGGATTCGCCTTTTTCCTCCCGGACGAGAAAAAATTCAGCTAA
- a CDS encoding redoxin family protein encodes MPGIDELYQKYKDKDVEFFVIYSKEPHAGERRYFKKYTQHTSYEHKLGYAKELVDIFGMKVPVLVDDLDEAVVESFGRMPNMVYVIDKDGKIAYKSNWTEEPRIDLVLDELVKEQGVSAGA; translated from the coding sequence GTGCCTGGCATTGATGAATTATATCAAAAGTATAAGGATAAGGATGTTGAGTTTTTTGTCATCTATTCGAAAGAGCCTCACGCGGGCGAGCGCAGGTATTTTAAAAAATATACGCAACATACCTCCTACGAGCATAAACTTGGCTACGCAAAGGAGCTTGTTGATATTTTCGGAATGAAGGTGCCTGTTCTCGTGGATGATCTTGACGAGGCGGTGGTGGAGTCCTTCGGGCGCATGCCGAATATGGTCTACGTCATCGATAAGGATGGAAAGATCGCCTACAAATCAAACTGGACGGAGGAGCCTCGGATCGACTTGGTTCTTGATGAACTGGTGAAAGAGCAAGGGGTTAGTGCTGGCGCCTAG